The sequence CCACCGGTTCATCCTCCCAAAAGACGACCCCCACAAAGCAAAGGAGGGATTTATCGCGTCCACTCCCCTCTCAAAGGATAGAGGTCGTTGTGGGTCCTCCTAAGAGCTCTTGTCTCAGCTTTCCCATGCTCGCTAACGACTCTGTATCAAGTGAGGAACAGAGGCAGCCGCCTCTGCGCAAAGGGAGAAAGAGGAAGGCTACTAGCCCTCTACCTGCAGATGAGGATGGTGATCAACAGTGCGAAATGGGGATCAAAAAAAGAGGCAGGCCAGCCAAAACAAGAACAGCCAAAACAAGAAAAGTTACTCCACAAGTAGGACCGGATGACACGGCGACGGCGGCAGCGACGTCAGTTGGCAAAAGAAGGTCATTACGACAGCGGAAAACGTAAAACTTGAAGTAAAAAGGATCCGCAGGTGATCAATAATGGATGTTGATAGTTTTATTTTGCTTCTGGGTTTGGACAGCATTTTACGAATCTCGCAGATGGGATTTGAGCGTTTCgtgagggaaaaaaaaaagaaaaaaaaaattgcgATCAACTGGAATTTTGACGAAATTAATTCAATGCCtggaaaaataaaatgatAGCAAATTTTTATACATAAAGCTCTAACGTAGATGACCATATACATAGGTATCATCGCTGACAACAAAGGTCCCCCTAAAAGCCCTCTTAAGCATACTCCTTGTTAAACGCCCTGCCAATAACCATTCGTCGAATTTCACTTGTTCCAGCGCCAATCTCATATAGCTTCGCGTCCCTAAGCAATCTTCCCGCGGGGATCTCATTGATATAACCCGTACCACCCATCAACTGAATGGCATCCAATGTACACTCTGTCGCACGCTCGGCGGCGTAGAGAATGGCACCCGCACAATCCTGGGTGCGGATCTGAGTGCCCTCGGGAGAAGCGGCGGAGTTATCAATTTGTCGGGCGGTGTTGTAGGTGTAGGCGCGCGAGACGGCAAGTTTAGTATACATATCTGCGAGTTTGCCCTGGACGAGTTGGTTATGGGCGATGGGGGCGTTGAACTGTTTGCGGGTGTGGGTGTAGGGAAGGACGAGGTCGAGGGTAGCTTGCATGATACTAAATGTAACTCGTCAGCAGGAGAAATTTTTGGAAATGGATTTTGGACACCAGATCCTGGGGTGTCTTACCCTAGAGGGCCGGCGCTGAGGACCAGACGCTCCAAGTCTAATCCCTCCATGAGGACCTTGACGCCGCGGTTAACTGTTCCAAGGATATTCTCCTTGGGCACGAAGACATCCTCGAAGATGAGTTCACCGGTGTTTGAGCCTCTCATTCCCAGCTTGTCCAGTTTTCGTGCGCATGAGAATCCCTTGGAGGAAGTCTCCACGATAAAGGCAGTGATGCCCTTTGAGCCACCGGTAGGCTCAGTTTTGGCGTAGACAACAATATAATCCGCATCGGGACCATTGGTGATCCACATCTTGGTGCCGTTGAGGATATACCCTCCGTCAACGGCCTTGGCGGTCGTCTTCATGCTCACGACATCAGATCCGGCGGAATGTTCAGACATGGCCAGGGCGCCGATTTTCTCTCCCGATATCAAACCGGGTAGATACTTAGCCTTCTGCTCGGGAGTTCCGTTCAATGACAGCTGATTGACACAGAGCTGGGAATGGGCGGCGTAAGACAGGCCAATGCTGCCGGACGCACGGCTGATCTCTTCCAAGACAATACAGTGCGCTTGATATCCCATGGACAGACCACCGTATTGCTCGTCTGCGGTGACCCCGAGGAAACCAGCCTCGCCCAGTTTCTGCCACATTTCCGGTGGGAAGTTGTTCTCTAGGTCGGTCTTTGCGGCAACCTCCTCGGGTATTTCACGCCCTACGGAGCACGGTTAACCAACGTCCACCTTGGGCGACAATTGATCATCATTTAACGGCCTTACTGGTGAATTCCTGAACTCGCTCTCTCAACTCCACGAGGTCTTCTTCTGTTGGAGGAACGAAGCCCTGCGGGTGCTTGGTGGACGCGGCCCGCCATGACGAGCGCGGGACAAGCTGTCGTCTAGGCTTGCAGAGGGTTCTGGCGGTGCGGCCAAAGAGGCGGGGAAGACAGGGAGCAGCCATGTTACTCAGAGAGGACGTGTGGCAGTTGACGGGAGAGACTCAGGATAGACGgttcaaaaaagaaaaagaaaaataaaataaaatcacGAAAAATGAGCGGAGCGAAGGATCACGGTCTGTCGCAGTCGAATGCCCGATCAGGCGGCGCGGAGGCGGTTTGCGGGCTTCGGCTGACCTTCCGCGTCTGGGGGGCCGGCCCGTCGGCTGCCAGCGGCTATTGTCGCCGATCCGCCGGCAGCAAACACGCCAAACACGCTCTGTGCGGTCGCTGCTTTGCGGTGTGGATGTGCCGGCCGACGAAAGACGAGACAACGAGGAGCACGAGAACTGAGGCGATCGAATCCTCTGCGCGAGACGGCGAAAATTCTTGAACTCGCGGTCTCCCCAGGCTGGAGCAATATCTCTTTTCATCATCCACCCTCCCGTCTGAACTAATTgtcctcttctctctctctctccttctctctcttcccctccTCCCCCCTCCCACTCCCGCAATTGGGCCCTCAGACACAATGGCCTCAGTCCGCGCTCCCTCCACCAAGCTCCTCCGCAGCCTTCGCTGTGCTCTCTCCTCCAATGCCCATCTCACCCTCAGACAACAGCGACCCAATGCCTTCTTTGTTCTCCGCCACTCCTCCCGCTCCATATCAAACTACACCCATGCCCACCAGGCGTCCGCCATATCCGTCCTGCCCACAGCTGTGGACACATCATCACACGATTTCAAAGAGAATGCTCAACAGATGAACGACCTACTGGCAAAGATGTCAGAGCTTCACTCTACCATCGCCAAGGGTGGCCCGCAGAAGGCCAAAGATAAGCACATTGCAAGAGGAAAGATGTTGCCCCGCGATCGAGTCACGGCGTTGATCGATCCCGGCACATCGTTCCTGGAACTGTCGCCATTGGCCGGCCACGAGATGTATGGCGCCGACCAAGTTCCTTCTGGAGGTATAATCACGGGAATTGGTACCGTGGAAGGCGTGTCATGTATGATCGTTGCAAACGACAGCACCGTGAAGGGTGGCACCTACTTCCCCATCACCGTGAAGAAGCATCTACGCGCCCAGGCGATTGCCCAGGAGAATAAGCTACCATGTATCTACCTCGTCGACTCCGGCGGTGCAAACCTGCCCCATCAGGCGGACGTTTTCCCGGACAGAGACCACTTTGGCCGAATCTTCTTCAACCAGGCCAGAATGAGCTCCCTGGGCATCCCGCAAATTTCTGTCGTCATGGGCCCTTGCACCGCTGGCGGAGCCTATGTTCCCGCCATGAGCGACGAGACCATCATTGTCGAGAATCAGGGAACCATCTTCCTTGCCGGTCCACCACTCGTCAAAGCCGCAACGGGCGAAGTCGTCTCCGCGGAGGACCTTGGCGGCGGAAAGCTCCACAGCTCCATCTCCGGAGTTACTGACTATCTCGCCGTCGACGATGCCCATGCCCTCGTCCTCGCTCGCAGGTCCATTTCAAACCTTAACTATCCCAAAACCAGCTTCCCTTTTCTCACGTCCGCTCAATTCAAGGAGCCTCTCTACGACCCCGCAGAACTCGCCGGAATCGTAGGTACCAATCTCCGCCGCCAGATCCCCGCCCATGAAGTCATCGCTCGCATCGTCGACGGCAGCGAATTCGCCGAGTTCAAGCGCGACTACGGAACTACCTTGGTCACCGGTTTCGCCAGGATATACGGCACCCAAGTCGGTATCGTGGCCAACAACGGAATCCTGTTCTCTGAATCATCGCTCAAGGGCGCTCACTTCATCGAGCTCTGTGCACAGAGAAATATTCCACTGGTATTTTTGCAGAATATCTCCGGCTTCATGGTCGGTGCAGACGCAGAAAAGGGGGGAATAGCGAAGAACGGAGCTAAGCTAGTTACCGCAGTCGCATGTGCGGATGTCCCCAAGTTCACCGTTGTCTTTGGCTCTAGTGCCGGCGCCGGAAATTATGGAATGTGGTACGTTATTTTGTTGcttttttcatctttcatttctttttttcaaaaaaaaaaagaaaattcccCGGTGCCCTCATATCCCCCTTACTTATCTTGCCGTTTCACCTCCCTTCCTATGCAGCAGATGGACGGAAGAAGTAATAAACTAATACGTGTTTAGCGGCCGTGCTTACTCTCCTCGCTTCCTCTACATGTGGCCCAACGCCAAGATCGGCGTCATGGGCTCCGAGCAGCTCTCCTCAGTTATGGCTGCTGTCGGCAAATCCGCTGATCCCAGCCTCAAGGCTCGCATTGACGCAGAGTCTGAAGCAACCTTCTCATCTGCGCGGTTATGGGATGACGGTGTCATCCCACCAGCGGACACACGCAAGATCCTAGGCCTGAGCTTGGCCGCTTCCATGGGTGGAAGGGCCGAAGATGCGAAGACGAAGTTTGGTGTGTTCAGAATGTAAACATTTCGAAGTAGTATGATATAGATAGTGGCATCTGGTCAGGGGAGGGATGAGAGGAATGGGGGTGTTTTGTTTTTATCCCCGGTTATCAACTGTTTATGATTTTCCAATTGTTGTCCCCAGTTTATGTAGACTCAAAAGGGGTAAACCAATGTATATCCAAGTTCCCGTCAAATACGCTAcgaataatttttcttttcttttaaaaaaaGGTCGCTTAAAGTTCCCCTCAATTTCTCCAGAGGCTAGGTTACTCTGTGCATAAATTGGGGAAATacccttttttccttttttttttctttttttttttttttttttttgcttttccgGAAAGCAGACTCCGTGAgaatcaccaccaccacccccaGCGCGCAGGCGATTCAAGCTTCTGCATAGCTCTGCTTTCCGAATCGCCACTATCCAATTAAACATGCAGGACCAAGCTCTTATGCACGCTCAGGCGTGCACTGGCCCATTGGTCAGGTTTGAGTTGCATGTACATCCTTGTCATGCGCAGACGAACAGAACGAGTCAGTGCTCCATGCATCTGTCCCCACACGACCTGttttttgagattttttgGCTTTTCATTCTCCAAAGGTCTGGTCTCAACGATGATCTCACGACCTCGCCGAGGACCATGGGTTTTTTTCCGAGGATGGTTTGCGCTGCAAGAGTATTGGGAAACAGTGGCGTTATTCCATGTGACACTGAAGAGTATTGCATCAGAAGTAATGTGGCAAGGGGAGCCTGGCATAGGCGTTATGGTGCATCAAGCGAAGAAAGGTTATTAAATATATTCCAAGAAGGCGAATGCTAGAAGCTATTCATACCATTATCGCCAGAAGGaatccaaaaaaaagaaaaaaaaaagatgcaAGATTCGGCCCGATATATGGAATGTAGAGAGCAAGAAAACGAAGCTGAGGCTCTATGTGTGAAAGATAAGAGAAGAAATTCGAGCTCAGCCTAGAAGTCTTCCTGCAAAATGTTGAAAAAACAACCGGTCCGGCAGTAAATAAAGGAGAATGTAGAATAATATAGAATAGAAAGAAATAGAAGGAACAAGAAATAAGGTATattaagaaagaaaaaaaaaagggatgACGGCATCATTGAGCCCTCAAGAGGAAAAACAGTAGAGAAATATACATAGGAAGTCCAAAGTCATCCATTTCAGAGGCAGGCATTCCAAACATGGCGAACCATCACCAGCATTTTTTAGTAATCTCCCGTACGGCTTGGATGAGTGCAAACGAGTAAACGATCGAATTTTCAAGGAaactttttcttttgacaaaaagaatataaaaggaccagaatatatatatatatacctGCGAATCCGACCCAACGGTTCGGGGAGGATATCCAAGGATAAATCCAAATGCGGCTGGGGCCcattggaaaaaaaaaaaaaaaaaaaaaaaaaaaaaaaaaaaaaaaaaagaaaaggagaataGATACGGATGTGCGTCGAGCTTCATGTATATAGAAGAACTGAAGAGAGGGGAATAAATGTCtaagaagaaaaatggaagagaagagaaaggacAATTAAAAAGGAAACAGGAAGAAATAGTTGCAAACCGGGGAGAGGCCAAAAAGGATAGAAGACGAGCCAGGACGTGCTCTCAAAGAATAACGCAGTCGGGTCgctttccctttttcctgGTTGGTTTTTTGCTTCGCTTCTGGCCATCTTTCCTTCTCGCTGGATTCTGTTCTCGGTCCCGATCCTTCGTTGCTTGGATGTCTTTGCGTATAATTTGCCGGCAGAGGTCAATGAAAGCTTCGTCAACATTAGCTCTCCTCCGCGCTGAAGTTTCGTAATACGGAGCATTGCCCCACTGTTGTGAGAGCTGAAAGGCCTTTGACCGCGAAACCGCACGGTCTTCTTCGAGGTCGGATTTATTCCCTACAATCACAATAGGAACGTTCTCATCATCCTTTATGCGAATGATTTGTTCGCGGAGTTCGGCCAGCTCGTTGAGGGAGGACATGCTTGTGATCGAAAACACTAGGAGAAACCCTTCACCCTGCTTCATATATAACTCCCTAACCGAGCGTTCTGTTAGCTTATGTCCGTTCGCCTTTCAGCAGTCCAGGTGACGCTCAAGCCCTATGGCAAAGTCATGGGCATTGGTAACGATTTGATAATCAGGGGTATGTACCTCATCGCAGCTGAAACACACGAGTCAGCCATGATACTTGCTAGAAACTTAGCTGAACTTCAATGTCTTCAAGGAACTTACTGAATTGTTCCGTTCCAGCGGTATCTAAGCTGCATTTGGATTCCATCAGCTAATTCTCAAAATTATGACCGGGGCACCTTAAAAGGCCAGGGTAGCGACAGAGGTACACGAGGCCCTCCGTGATATTGCAAAAGATTAGTGCTCACAAAGAGCCAAGATGGCTAACCCACATTTCTAGAACACATTGTCGTCCCTATGGTCGAAGGTTAATTCTCGCGAAGGCAGGAGAATAGAAAGAATCGGACCTACATCGACTTCAAGGTGTTTGCGATACGAATCTTCGATCGTCGGATCGTAATTTTCAATCCACACATTTTGGACGAATTGTGCTATAGAAATTCCAAATTAGGCGCCGATGATAGCGAATGGTTTTTGAAGTGGGCGGTTAGAAATGGGAGGTAAAGGATTTCTGAGACGATAAGGATGTCAGACACAGGGTCACAAGTCCCGTACCTGTTAAACAGCTCTTCCCGACACCGCCTAAAGCATGCAGCCAAATATTTATCAGCTATCAAGAAGCTCAGATCACAGTTGCATTAAATCCAACAATTGAATACTTACCAGCGCCCAGCACGACGATGTGGTACTCCCGCCTGATTTGCCAGAGAGCCGTTAGCCAAGCTGCTAACCGTTGGAGAAAGGACATGGTAGGAGTAGGAGAGAAGAAGTGACTCAAAGGTGCAAGGAGACACTTAAAATAGGATGGCATACCGCGGCTGGAGCCTTAAATTCGATGCCATTTTCTGGGGCAAATCTGTCGATAGCGGAACCCAACTACCGCAGAAGTAAGGAGGTAGGGAGAGGATGGAAGGATTGCGGCGTTGATCGGACGGATGAGCACGGACTAATTATGGCAGAATTGATGGGAAGATAATCGCAGAGAAAGTGTACCGATTGCAGCGAAAAAAGAATAACTGAGACAAGGCAAGGTGTGTTGTATGATGCGTGCAGTTCATTCCCGAGTGTTCGGTAGATGATTTTTTGCGGAGCTTGCTCAGCAGTTACTGGGCAGCAATTTTCCCCGAAGCAACCCGGAGGGCAAGCCCTGTCTCGATCCCAGTCGTATGTTTGTGCGCGGAGTGTCGATTTCGCGCGTGGGAGGAATAAATAGTCTTTTTATTATTCCTTTTTTGTGGTTGGCCCCAAAGTACCTTCGATCTTTTGCGCAGGGATGGCTAGGGTCTTATTTCCCTGTATTTTAACCCGTGTAAAAGGCCTTAAACGCGACGAGGAAAGGGACGGTGAGAAGGGGtagaagagaaaaaaaaaattattattattattattttttttcctcccccccTCAGAGGACGAAAGGTGAGGCGGATCTCAACGCCGGACAAGCTCCTTCTCACAGCCAGCCGCCTAGAGAGGGCTATTGCAGCGGTCGTTCGGAAGGAGGTGAGGCAAAGCAGATCATCCACGGGAGGTTTGCTCCAGTCAACAGGACCTTGAAGGTGAAGGTAAGACAAGGGTCTGGGTTGTAGCACAGCAGCAGGTCTTAAGGAGGCGGGGAGTGCTGTCTAGGACCAGGCAGTGGGGACGGCTTTCGGTTTCGTAACTCCCTTGTCGGAGAAATATTTCGACCTTCAGCGGCAGACAACAGCTAAGCAGTCAGTTATGGAATGgtgaaggagaagaagaaaagggaaaaaaaaaagaaaaaaaaaaggcatgTGGATTGAACCTGATGTCGTACGAGGAAAGGGAGTAGTTATATCATCCGCCGTTTTGACAGCGgctttttgctctcttggGCGACGCTCGCCGTCGAAGCAAAGAATGATTCTGACACGGCCCGTCGATCGCTCTCGAGCTGGGAGCTCAGGTTAGGTCATAAGCGCGACTGGAGAGAAAGGGTCACAGCTCTGAAACTCGTGAACTCTAAAACAGCGGCAGAGATATCAGCAATCTGGACGATCATTGGACGAGAATCGACCATTTCCCACAAGCTTGGTAGGGTTGAAGGGGGAGCTCGGCCAAATCAAAGCGAGCTGCAGATTATTGAACCGGGACAGGCAGACTGGGAGTTGAAGGTACCTCACCTATCACAGGATCCAAGGTCTGATCGAGAGTGCATGAAGACACTCCGTCAAATTTCTACCCAGGCCAATGAAGAATTGTCACTGGTCGGCTTCACGAGTTAACAACTGGTTAGcctcgaaaaaaaaaaaagacttCCCGGGTCGGATGCGAGGGGCCGAAGGAGAGAGCTGAAGAGAGCAAACACAAACCTTAACCACCCCCGGCGCACAACAACTGAACTGCACTCAATGCACCTTTTCAGCTGCTCGCTCGCGCCCAGTTATCGGCAGCCCGGCTACCACTCGTTCACCGGTACCAAGCCATTCCCGCGCATTTTCGTCTCAGGACGATCTTCTCATCTCACTTCAACGCTGTCCTGGCTTGTCCAAGacgggaaaaagaaagactAGAAGCTAAATGTTAGACTTGCAATTGGTCGCCATTAATCCGGGGAGCTTCCACGGCCCTGGTTTCCGCCTTTCTTCTCcttacctttttttcccccctctctctcttcggGATAGAGACCAGGACGGATGGAAGTGCATAATGGTCCAATATTCCCTTTCATGATCATTAAATTGTCTTTCAGAGGGGAATTGCGCAACAATTCGCACCTATCGGCGTCGAAGCAGAGCCTTATGGGCATCCTCCTTTCTTGTAATCATATGCAGGAGCTTTTCGGGCCGAGAAATCATGCCTCGAAGCCCTTGAGGCGGCATAAGCCACTGATGACGTCCCCTTTCGACCGAATGGACTAAAGGGCCGACTGCTTGCAATAATACCTCAAAGAATATCACTATCTCATGAGGTCTCTAGTGGTTAAGGTTCCCAGAGCATGTACTAGGACTGTCTGACAATGTCGAGGTAACTGGCCATGGCATGTAGGTTGGTTTACCACTCACTTTGAATGCGTATCAAAACATATCGGGAGATTTATCGTGACCTTGAGACGAGGATCTCAGGAAATATCACCTCAATATGTGTCTACAGGTATTTAGTACGGAGAGGAAGATAAGGTATCCATGAAGTATGTTGACTTAGCAGGGCGGTGAACCGGCCACGCCTGTCTGGTAAATATACAGCATGCAAGACTGACCTACAAGTTTCTCAAAACACTGTAGAGAATGGGCGCGAATATGCATGTGTGCAGGGTGAAATACTCTCCACGGCCTCATTTCCAACTACCAATTTGCCAACCCACCTTGTATCTCTAGTGACCTTGGAATACATAGGGCCATAGTTATATATAAATCTGGATTTGTCGGTGCCGATCACAGAGTCAGGCATGGAATACCTATGTAGTTGCGGTTCGTGTCACCGAATTAACCACCCCCGCGCCAGATAATCGTGGTGGACCCGGTTCTTCCGTCACGCTCCATGTACGTCCGTGCGAGCAGATCAGGGCGGGGAACCTCATTGTGGCACTGATGCCGGTAGCCATTCTGCTGGGTTAGAATTATGACATGGCGCCCTAGCGTCTCGTCATCTTTATTCAAAGTCGTCAATCTGGTTTGTTCCATTTACATATTTTGATCCGACCAAAGAATTTTGTACGTCAGGACCATAGTCCCTTAGTGCCCCGAAGATCCAAGGGAAGACCAGTTCGTTCACATCTTCTGCCCATAGGAAATCAAGATGCTCATAGTGAGGAATCGACGTCGCAACGGTGTGGTTGGGAAGTTCTTTCAGCATTACGCTAATGTCAACCAAGCTATCGCTGCCACCGTATACCAACACAATTGGCGTTCGGATATTCTTCGTCGGGAATTTTGCAGGCTTGTAATATCGCGCCACTCCGCCAATATTCAGGGTCGGCCCGACGTCGTCATCGTACATTTGGAAGCTCCTGTTGCGGATAATCTGGAACCAATGGACGACAGATTTCGTGCTTGTGTAAGAGTATAAGTGAGGATAAGCTGCCAATTTCTGAGCAAGACTGATATTTGTCCCTCTCCAATTGAAAAGCAACGAAAGGGACATATCGATAATCCTCACAAATATAGGCGGGTATAGTATCGCTTGCCACATTGTCGCCGAGCTCAAGATGCTTCGACGTCCAAACGCAAGAAACAGGACATCGGGAGAAGCCTTAATCAGTGAATCGACAACACCATTGTGGAGCCCAGCTGGAGACATTGCAGGTGCCAGGCCGATGAATACGTTAACCTTCTGGTTTAAACCAGGGTGAATCGAGAGCGTCGCAAAGGCCTGGGCTGTTCCTTGCGAAAAGCCGACGTAAGAGAGGGAGGTTTGTGATGTGACCGACAAGATATAGTCAATGCTGTCCGGGATGTCATGGAATGCAAATTGGTCCATCGAGAAGTTCCAGAACGCAGTTGACGATGGGGAGTGAGTCGTGGACTTCTTGGAGTACTTGTTCCCGCGGTTATTGCCCAACCACACATCATAACCCTGCTCAACCAAACGAAACGGAAGGCATCTCTCCTCGTCCGTCAGACACACCCAAACTTCGCTGTTCATCAAAAGCCCATGGTGTAGATACACCACTCGTTTCTGTATGCTTCCTTCGCCACTATTTACTTTGGTGCCTCTTTCAGATTTTCGACAGGATATCCTGTGCAAGCCAAGCAAATATCCGTCTCCAGTTTGGACAATATGCTCCTCGGCTTCATACCCGAATAGGGCACACAGATCGACAAAGTCAGGGGCTCTTGCTATCGACACGGAAACTTCTTGCTGATTCGCCAGGACCTGCGGTGTAGAGAAGATATTGAATAGCCGCTTGGACTGTCTGTAAAAGAAGCTAATGATGGGTGCAGCTAGCAGACTCATTAGGAGACTTCTCCATAAAGTGTAGTTCGACGCAATAGGAGCTATCGGAGCCATGCATGCTTACGCAGTGAGGAAGTTATAAGATGTAGAAACCcttcaagaaaaataaatatcaaCGACCCAAAGAGCGCAAGGTATTCATTCCTAGATTAGGAACAAATATTCTGTCAGTGAAATCCACTTGCCGCCTTGAAACGACGCAGACAAAGGCGCTGTCCGAGTGACTCCGTCATGTGGGATATGGAGTAGGACATACCAGAATAACCTGCCAAGAACAGGAACGCGAGGCATTGCGATGCTGACGGGAATTATTATACATTAAGCCGACTACAACTCCAAAGCAAAACCCCCAATCCAAAAAAGACATGAAGAAAGGAAACTGGGCACCGGAAGCGTGCGATGTCGTCCTGCTTCAAGCCAACCCCCGGTTCAGTCGAGACGCAACCTCAAGAGAAGCTGCACCGGCGCCAGGGGAGGCGCAAACTGACtgaactagttaactagctcCGTTGACGTCATTCTGCTTATATAATCATGAATCCTTTGATTATATAATAAGCACGTGAATCGAAGAGATTGGCCAATCAGAGACACGCCGACGCTGAGGCATATCTCCTCGAGCGTTCACGGACCCGAGCGGGCTTCAAATTGCGACAGAGAGGTCGGAGCCAAGCACAAGACTTTCATTGGATACACTTTAAAGATGCCGAGTTCCTGCAAAGATATCCGTACGCCTAAGCCATCACCCAAGCCCAGATGGTAAAACTTGCATGCTAATACCGCACATCCAGGACTGGCCTTAGCCCAATGCCTGCAAGAGTCGGACTGCATCATGGTCCAGCGCAACACCCCCCGTGAATGTCTGCGCGAACCGCATCTTGACCAACTCCCCGTGAAGTGCCAACAGCTCCGAAAGGGTCTCAGTGAATGCAAGTACGTCACACATCACCCCCTGCGCGCGCGCAGCAACTTTCTTCCAGCCCCGTGTGCTAACTGATATTCGTCCAACCTTAGACGTGGAATGGTCGATATGCGCAAACGATTCCGGGGCAATGCGCCCGTTTCACTTACGAAAGAAACCGATGCAGACACGGGTGAAGTCGTGGAAAAGAGAACCCCCGTTCCCCAACTATATGCCGGAAAACCCGCCGTTCAATCTATAAAGCAGACTAGCG is a genomic window of Coccidioides posadasii str. Silveira chromosome 3, complete sequence containing:
- a CDS encoding uncharacterized protein (EggNog:ENOG410PFKB~COG:I~BUSCO:6850at33183): MAAPCLPRLFGRTARTLCKPRRQLVPRSSWRAASTKHPQGFVPPTEEDLVELRERVQEFTRREIPEEVAAKTDLENNFPPEMWQKLGEAGFLGVTADEQYGGLSMGYQAHCIVLEEISRASGSIGLSYAAHSQLCVNQLSLNGTPEQKAKYLPGLISGEKIGALAMSEHSAGSDVVSMKTTAKAVDGGYILNGTKMWITNGPDADYIVVYAKTEPTGGSKGITAFIVETSSKGFSCARKLDKLGMRGSNTGELIFEDVFVPKENILGTVNRGVKVLMEGLDLERLVLSAGPLGIMQATLDLVLPYTHTRKQFNAPIAHNQLVQGKLADMYTKLAVSRAYTYNTARQIDNSAASPEGTQIRTQDCAGAILYAAERATECTLDAIQLMGGTGYINEIPAGRLLRDAKLYEIGAGTSEIRRMVIGRAFNKEYA
- the MCCC2 gene encoding Methylcrotonoyl-CoA carboxylase beta chain, mitochondrial (EggNog:ENOG410PKSU~COG:E,I~BUSCO:4842at33183) → MASVRAPSTKLLRSLRCALSSNAHLTLRQQRPNAFFVLRHSSRSISNYTHAHQASAISVLPTAVDTSSHDFKENAQQMNDLLAKMSELHSTIAKGGPQKAKDKHIARGKMLPRDRVTALIDPGTSFLELSPLAGHEMYGADQVPSGGIITGIGTVEGVSCMIVANDSTVKGGTYFPITVKKHLRAQAIAQENKLPCIYLVDSGGANLPHQADVFPDRDHFGRIFFNQARMSSLGIPQISVVMGPCTAGGAYVPAMSDETIIVENQGTIFLAGPPLVKAATGEVVSAEDLGGGKLHSSISGVTDYLAVDDAHALVLARRSISNLNYPKTSFPFLTSAQFKEPLYDPAELAGIVGTNLRRQIPAHEVIARIVDGSEFAEFKRDYGTTLVTGFARIYGTQVGIVANNGILFSESSLKGAHFIELCAQRNIPLVFLQNISGFMVGADAEKGGIAKNGAKLVTAVACADVPKFTVVFGSSAGAGNYGMCGRAYSPRFLYMWPNAKIGVMGSEQLSSVMAAVGKSADPSLKARIDAESEATFSSARLWDDGVIPPADTRKILGLSLAASMGGRAEDAKTKFGVFRM
- the RSR1 gene encoding Ras- protein rsr1 (EggNog:ENOG410PFUD~COG:S), yielding MRELYMKQGEGFLLVFSITSMSSLNELAELREQIIRIKDDENVPIVIVGNKSDLEEDRAVSRSKAFQLSQQWGNAPYYETSARRRANVDEAFIDLCRQIIRKDIQATKDRDREQNPARRKDGQKRSKKPTRKKGKRPDCVIL
- the TGL1 gene encoding cholesterol esterase (EggNog:ENOG410PG26~COG:I~MEROPS:MER0208659~BUSCO:5485at33183), which translates into the protein MPRVPVLGRLFWNEYLALFGSLIFIFLEGFLHLITSSLPAPIISFFYRQSKRLFNIFSTPQVLANQQEVSVSIARAPDFVDLCALFGYEAEEHIVQTGDGYLLGLHRISCRKSERGTKVNSGEGSIQKRVVYLHHGLLMNSEVWVCLTDEERCLPFRLVEQGYDVWLGNNRGNKYSKKSTTHSPSSTAFWNFSMDQFAFHDIPDSIDYILSVTSQTSLSYVGFSQGTAQAFATLSIHPGLNQKVNVFIGLAPAMSPAGLHNGVVDSLIKASPDVLFLAFGRRSILSSATMWQAILYPPIFVRIIDMSLSLLFNWRGTNISLAQKLAAYPHLYSYTSTKSVVHWFQIIRNRSFQMYDDDVGPTLNIGGVARYYKPAKFPTKNIRTPIVLVYGGSDSLVDISVMLKELPNHTVATSIPHYEHLDFLWAEDVNELVFPWIFGALRDYGPDVQNSLVGSKYVNGTNQIDDFE
- a CDS encoding uncharacterized protein (EggNog:ENOG410PQRY~COG:O~BUSCO:15646at33183), with the translated sequence MPSSCKDIRLALAQCLQESDCIMVQRNTPRECLREPHLDQLPVKCQQLRKGLSECKRGMVDMRKRFRGNAPVSLTKETDADTGEVVEKRTPVPQLYAGKPAVQSIKQTSGDEAQMDPEKTRGL